A single genomic interval of Zobellia nedashkovskayae harbors:
- a CDS encoding DUF58 domain-containing protein — MDTKELLKKVRKIEIKTRRLSDHIFGGEYHSTFKGRGMTFSEVRQYQFGDDVRTIDWNVTARYNEPYIKVFEEERELTMMLMVDVSGSEHFGTTNQFKKDIITEVSATLAFSALQNNDKAGLILFSDQIELYIPPKKGKSHVLRIIRELLEFKPKSNKTNLAEALKFLSSVMKKKAIVFVLSDFIDEDYEKTLKISGNKHDVTGIRIYDEREESIPNLGMVQMQDAETGKVSLVNTQSKSVRMAYSKYYQQRVDYFKETFTKSGCGVLSCRVDESYVKKLLGYFKRRG, encoded by the coding sequence ATGGATACTAAAGAACTACTTAAAAAAGTACGGAAGATCGAGATTAAGACGCGCCGTCTGTCCGATCATATATTTGGCGGGGAATACCACTCCACCTTTAAAGGTCGTGGTATGACCTTTAGTGAGGTACGTCAATATCAATTTGGTGATGATGTCCGGACTATAGATTGGAACGTTACTGCACGTTATAATGAACCCTATATAAAGGTTTTTGAAGAAGAACGTGAGCTTACCATGATGCTTATGGTAGACGTAAGTGGCTCAGAACATTTTGGAACCACTAATCAGTTTAAAAAAGATATAATTACAGAAGTATCGGCCACTTTGGCCTTTTCTGCTTTACAGAATAATGATAAAGCGGGCTTGATTCTTTTCTCTGATCAAATCGAACTTTACATTCCCCCTAAAAAAGGAAAAAGTCATGTTCTACGTATCATCAGAGAGTTACTGGAATTCAAACCAAAAAGTAACAAAACCAATCTTGCCGAAGCCTTAAAGTTTCTAAGTAGCGTAATGAAGAAGAAAGCAATAGTTTTTGTGCTATCGGATTTTATTGATGAAGACTATGAGAAGACTTTGAAGATTTCGGGCAACAAGCATGATGTTACGGGAATTAGAATATACGATGAGCGCGAAGAGAGTATTCCTAATCTAGGAATGGTTCAGATGCAGGATGCGGAAACCGGAAAAGTAAGCCTAGTAAATACACAGTCAAAAAGTGTACGTATGGCGTACAGTAAATACTACCAACAACGGGTAGATTATTTTAAAGAAACGTTTACCAAATCTGGCTGTGGTGTACTCAGTTGTAGGGTAGACGAGAGTTATGTTAAAAAATTATTGGGCTATTTTAAGCGACGAGGTTAA
- a CDS encoding AAA family ATPase — protein sequence MEENTTVDINAVNEKIAQESAFIDLLILEMNKVIVGQRHMVERLLIGLLGQGHILLEGVPGLAKTLAINTLSKAVKGSFSRIQFTPDLLPADVTGTLIYNMKENDFSIKKGPIFANFVLADEINRAPAKVQSALLEAMQEKQVTIGDETFVLDKPFLVMATQNPVEQEGTYPLPEAQVDRFMLKTVIDYPKLNEEQLIMRQNLAGSYETVNAVVSIEQILSAQKAVREVYMDEKIEKYILDIVFATRYPEKYNLEELKPLISFGASPRGSINLGIAAKCYAFIKRRGYVVPEDVRAIVHDVLRHRIGITYEAEAENITSEEIINKIVNEIEVP from the coding sequence ATGGAAGAAAATACTACGGTAGATATTAATGCGGTTAACGAGAAAATTGCACAAGAAAGTGCATTCATCGACCTGTTGATATTAGAAATGAACAAAGTAATCGTTGGCCAAAGACATATGGTTGAAAGATTACTCATTGGTTTACTTGGTCAAGGTCACATTTTATTAGAAGGTGTACCTGGGCTAGCAAAAACATTGGCCATTAATACCCTATCTAAAGCGGTAAAAGGAAGCTTTAGTAGAATTCAGTTTACTCCTGACCTTTTACCTGCAGATGTTACTGGTACTCTAATCTACAATATGAAAGAGAATGACTTTTCTATAAAGAAAGGTCCGATTTTCGCCAATTTCGTGCTCGCAGATGAGATTAACCGTGCTCCGGCCAAAGTGCAATCAGCTCTTTTGGAGGCCATGCAGGAAAAACAGGTAACCATTGGTGACGAAACTTTTGTTCTAGATAAGCCGTTTTTGGTAATGGCAACCCAAAACCCGGTAGAGCAAGAAGGAACTTATCCATTACCAGAAGCACAGGTTGACCGTTTTATGCTAAAGACCGTAATTGATTATCCTAAGTTGAACGAGGAGCAACTAATTATGCGCCAAAATCTAGCGGGATCTTACGAAACAGTAAATGCAGTAGTAAGCATAGAGCAAATATTAAGCGCACAAAAGGCTGTTCGCGAAGTATACATGGACGAAAAGATAGAGAAATACATTCTTGACATTGTTTTTGCCACGCGTTACCCAGAGAAATACAATCTTGAAGAGCTAAAGCCGCTAATTAGCTTTGGTGCTTCGCCAAGGGGTAGTATAAACCTAGGTATTGCAGCAAAATGTTACGCCTTCATTAAAAGAAGAGGTTACGTGGTTCCTGAAGATGTAAGAGCTATAGTTCATGATGTATTACGCCATAGAATAGGTATTACTTATGAGGCTGAAGCTGAAAATATTACTTCCGAAGAAATCATCAACAAGATTGTTAACGAGATCGAGGTACCTTAA
- a CDS encoding aldo/keto reductase encodes MQKNTFYSRVIAGTMTWGSWGKGFSKSSIIEVMNHCVDEGISTFDHADIYGGYTTEEDFGNAFKDSNISRENVQFISKCGIQMDADARKNHVKHYNYDTEYIIWSAEQSLKKLKTEYLDMLLLHRPSPLMQPDAIAGAITKLKDQGKIKSFGVSNFLPSQIALIETALPVEGNQVEFSLTQNEVMNDGTLDDALANKRMAMSYSPLGSYFRKDDKVSQRIKKAIKPMLEKYEATEDQLLLAWAMKHPCGILPVVGTATKSRLSAAMDATRINIEKTDWFIMLEASNGQEVA; translated from the coding sequence ATGCAAAAGAACACTTTTTATTCCAGAGTTATAGCAGGAACTATGACTTGGGGCAGTTGGGGAAAAGGTTTTTCCAAATCTAGTATAATTGAAGTGATGAACCACTGCGTGGATGAAGGCATAAGCACCTTTGATCATGCTGACATTTATGGGGGTTACACCACAGAAGAAGACTTTGGGAATGCGTTCAAGGACAGTAACATCTCTCGTGAAAATGTTCAGTTTATTTCTAAATGTGGTATTCAAATGGATGCCGACGCCCGTAAAAACCATGTAAAACATTATAACTACGATACAGAATACATCATTTGGTCTGCAGAACAATCGCTCAAAAAACTAAAAACGGAATATTTAGATATGCTTTTGTTACATAGGCCTAGCCCATTAATGCAGCCAGATGCTATAGCAGGGGCAATAACTAAATTAAAAGATCAGGGTAAAATTAAGAGTTTTGGAGTTTCTAATTTTTTGCCATCCCAAATAGCACTTATAGAGACAGCTCTTCCCGTTGAAGGGAATCAGGTGGAATTTTCCCTGACCCAGAACGAAGTAATGAACGATGGCACATTAGATGATGCTTTGGCCAACAAGAGAATGGCAATGTCTTATAGTCCGCTTGGGTCATATTTCAGGAAAGATGACAAGGTTTCACAACGGATAAAAAAAGCTATAAAACCCATGTTGGAGAAATATGAGGCTACTGAAGATCAGTTATTATTAGCTTGGGCTATGAAACACCCTTGCGGAATACTTCCTGTTGTGGGTACAGCTACAAAATCACGTTTGTCCGCAGCTATGGATGCAACAAGAATAAATATAGAAAAAACTGATTGGTTTATTATGTTAGAGGCATCTAACGGCCAGGAGGTTGCGTAA
- a CDS encoding SDR family NAD(P)-dependent oxidoreductase, translated as MSKTVLITGATSGIGRATAILFAVQGFKLVLCGRRQERLDALQSELSKQCEVHTLNFDVRDKDAVFKEIGSLPENFAQIDILINNAGNAHGLDPIDKGNVDDWDAMLDINVKGLLYVSKAIIPNMVEKKSGHIINIGSTAGKEVYPNGNVYCASKHAVDALTKGMRMDLNPYGIKIGGINPGAVETEFSNVRFKGDDNKADSVYDGFEPLKPEDIAEIIHFVVTRPYHVNIADLIVMPTAQASATILNRSL; from the coding sequence ATGAGTAAGACCGTGTTAATAACAGGAGCAACTAGTGGAATTGGTCGTGCAACAGCCATACTTTTTGCTGTTCAGGGCTTTAAATTGGTGCTCTGTGGAAGAAGACAGGAGCGCCTGGATGCGCTTCAATCTGAATTAAGTAAACAATGCGAAGTTCACACCCTAAATTTTGACGTTCGGGATAAAGATGCCGTATTTAAAGAGATAGGTTCGTTACCTGAAAACTTCGCTCAGATAGATATTTTAATTAATAATGCAGGTAATGCACATGGTCTTGATCCTATTGATAAGGGTAATGTAGATGATTGGGATGCTATGCTGGATATTAATGTTAAGGGTCTACTTTATGTTTCCAAAGCGATAATACCCAATATGGTGGAGAAAAAGTCTGGTCATATCATTAATATTGGGTCTACAGCCGGCAAAGAGGTCTATCCCAACGGAAATGTGTATTGTGCTAGTAAACATGCGGTTGATGCCCTGACCAAAGGAATGCGAATGGATCTTAACCCTTACGGAATTAAGATAGGAGGTATTAACCCTGGTGCTGTAGAAACCGAGTTTAGTAATGTACGCTTTAAAGGTGATGATAATAAAGCGGATTCAGTCTACGACGGATTTGAACCTTTAAAACCAGAAGATATTGCCGAAATTATTCACTTTGTAGTAACTAGGCCTTATCACGTGAATATTGCAGATTTAATAGTCATGCCTACCGCACAAGCCTCTGCAACCATATTGAATAGGTCGTTATGA
- a CDS encoding ATP-binding protein — MINKRLLVKNLLAHNDENSFYDKKRFISIGEKEGKAKFLKHVCALANSNPKNNSFIVIGVEDEDNKIVGVDFFDDSKIQNLVNAYLDNPPLISYENIPFPNLREGKVVGLVTIRSSEKVCALRKNIWKYYGGMVFFREGSISMPKAYGVELQDINSDTVATIEQHARNNIELTLDGVIDFINNRHKNLNSDYKVFKEQFVVCWAGNKKKVKNNFFFSRVDIELINEQVKLFYSALDEISIAYDEHSFTMIEYVQLGLGSKQRYFQLEKVVINFFDNGTYKIESNLIFEPPRYNKKNLFHIWNANNALLDKIQKGIGLKSSETVDLEYLPDSYLICYLNGFEEAKEQMEVARSLLKDLYPKIYLGIKESLRILRKVRYS, encoded by the coding sequence ATGATTAATAAACGCCTTCTTGTAAAAAATCTGCTAGCTCATAATGACGAGAATAGTTTTTATGACAAGAAGCGTTTTATATCAATTGGAGAAAAAGAGGGTAAAGCCAAGTTTTTAAAACACGTCTGTGCTTTGGCCAATAGTAATCCCAAAAACAATTCTTTTATAGTTATTGGGGTAGAGGACGAGGATAACAAAATAGTAGGTGTAGATTTTTTTGATGACAGTAAGATTCAAAACTTGGTCAATGCCTATTTAGATAATCCACCCTTAATTTCATATGAGAACATACCTTTTCCTAATTTACGAGAGGGTAAGGTTGTGGGCTTGGTTACTATTAGGTCTAGCGAAAAGGTTTGTGCCCTTCGTAAGAATATTTGGAAATATTATGGAGGTATGGTTTTCTTTAGAGAAGGGAGCATTAGTATGCCAAAAGCTTACGGTGTAGAGCTTCAGGATATAAATTCTGATACCGTTGCCACCATAGAACAACATGCTCGTAATAATATTGAGCTGACATTAGATGGTGTAATTGACTTTATCAACAACCGACATAAAAACTTAAATAGTGATTATAAAGTTTTTAAGGAGCAATTTGTAGTCTGTTGGGCGGGAAACAAGAAAAAGGTTAAGAATAATTTCTTTTTTTCTCGGGTAGATATTGAATTGATCAATGAGCAAGTGAAGCTTTTTTATTCGGCTTTAGATGAAATAAGTATTGCCTATGATGAGCATTCGTTTACGATGATAGAATATGTTCAGCTAGGCTTGGGTTCTAAACAAAGATATTTTCAATTAGAAAAAGTAGTTATTAATTTTTTTGATAATGGAACATACAAAATAGAAAGTAACTTAATTTTTGAACCACCTAGGTACAACAAAAAAAATCTCTTTCATATTTGGAATGCCAACAACGCCCTTTTGGATAAAATTCAGAAAGGTATAGGCTTAAAATCATCTGAAACAGTAGATTTGGAATATTTACCCGACAGCTATCTCATTTGTTACTTAAACGGTTTTGAAGAGGCTAAAGAACAGATGGAAGTAGCCCGTAGCTTATTAAAAGACCTGTACCCAAAAATATATTTAGGGATAAAAGAGTCTTTACGAATTTTAAGGAAAGTAAGATATAGTTAA
- a CDS encoding MOSC domain-containing protein, protein MKVISVNTSKPTTFIWKGKEESTGIYKKPTDKPIYLTKNDVLNDEISNRLNHGGFYKACYLFSSDQYSYWKELYPNLDWTWGMFGENLTVSGFDETKVFLGDIYKVGEALVQVSQYREPCYKFGYKFGTQKILKQFIQHGLGGTYLSVLEEGYVNVNDEFTLMERLKTTLTVAELFHLVFAEEKNQKLLKIAMMSKAIPPKKRILLEKYLK, encoded by the coding sequence ATGAAAGTAATTTCGGTAAACACCTCAAAACCAACCACATTTATTTGGAAGGGAAAAGAAGAATCAACAGGTATTTATAAGAAACCTACCGATAAACCAATTTACTTAACAAAAAATGATGTCCTAAATGATGAAATCTCAAACCGTTTAAATCATGGAGGATTTTATAAAGCTTGCTACTTGTTTTCTTCAGACCAGTATTCATATTGGAAAGAGTTATACCCTAATCTGGACTGGACTTGGGGGATGTTTGGTGAAAATCTAACTGTATCCGGATTTGATGAGACAAAAGTTTTTCTGGGTGATATCTATAAAGTAGGGGAAGCATTGGTTCAAGTGTCTCAATATAGAGAGCCTTGCTATAAATTTGGGTATAAATTCGGAACTCAGAAAATACTAAAACAATTTATTCAACATGGCTTGGGCGGCACATATTTAAGTGTATTAGAAGAAGGATATGTTAATGTAAATGATGAATTCACATTAATGGAACGTCTAAAAACTACTTTGACAGTAGCCGAACTATTTCATTTGGTATTTGCTGAAGAAAAAAATCAAAAGCTATTAAAAATAGCCATGATGAGTAAAGCTATCCCTCCTAAGAAAAGAATATTATTAGAAAAGTATCTAAAGTAA
- a CDS encoding carbohydrate kinase family protein, protein MKTIYCIGELLIDFVAIKQGNDLSKAKEFTKKAGGAPANVACAISKLGGKGQFIGAVGNDPFGTYLLNVLKENRVDISLAQRSKTFTTMAFVSLAEDGERDFVFSRGADKKLKYDSKLKKQLKGNIVHFGAATGFLGGGLEEAYDRYIFDAITQNAFISFDPNFRGDLWKGEEECFIKKCLRFIGKSQLCKFSNEEIQLITGEPDIEKACNIVHELGCPIICVTLGGEGTLVSTVDKKTTVKSIEVTPLDTTGAGDAFIGCLLYQIANIGDPHLILKDYDQLIEMVSFANRAGAITTTGYGAIPSLPEHDAVFKS, encoded by the coding sequence ATGAAAACCATATACTGCATAGGAGAGTTACTTATAGATTTCGTAGCCATAAAGCAAGGCAACGACCTTTCTAAAGCTAAAGAATTTACTAAAAAAGCTGGTGGTGCACCTGCTAATGTGGCTTGTGCTATTTCTAAATTAGGGGGTAAAGGTCAATTTATTGGTGCAGTAGGAAATGACCCTTTCGGGACATATTTATTGAATGTACTTAAAGAGAATAGAGTTGACATTTCACTTGCACAACGTTCTAAAACCTTCACCACCATGGCATTTGTGTCATTAGCAGAAGATGGCGAACGCGATTTTGTATTTAGTAGAGGTGCGGATAAAAAATTGAAATACGACTCTAAATTAAAAAAACAGCTAAAAGGTAACATCGTACATTTTGGTGCTGCAACTGGATTTTTAGGCGGTGGATTAGAAGAAGCTTACGACCGTTATATATTTGATGCCATAACACAGAATGCTTTTATCAGCTTTGATCCCAATTTTAGAGGTGACCTTTGGAAAGGAGAAGAAGAATGCTTTATTAAAAAATGTTTAAGGTTCATTGGAAAATCGCAATTATGCAAGTTTAGTAATGAGGAAATTCAACTTATTACAGGAGAACCGGATATTGAAAAAGCCTGTAATATTGTTCACGAACTAGGTTGTCCTATCATATGCGTTACCCTAGGTGGCGAAGGCACTCTGGTAAGTACAGTAGACAAAAAAACAACTGTAAAGAGTATAGAAGTAACACCACTAGATACTACAGGAGCCGGTGATGCATTTATTGGTTGTTTGTTATATCAAATTGCCAACATTGGAGACCCACACCTTATCCTAAAAGATTATGACCAATTAATTGAAATGGTTTCCTTTGCTAATAGAGCAGGAGCTATTACGACAACTGGCTACGGGGCTATTCCTTCTTTACCCGAACATGATGCTGTATTTAAGAGTTAA
- a CDS encoding RagB/SusD family nutrient uptake outer membrane protein has translation MKYLQNITYLKAAYFLLVLISFSCDSEEFLENENKSKLTDQTQWQTEGNADIFVNDVYSEIPRVCTLAEQLDYYTDDYNISHYYTASNWRQGICQAPGSSNTSPWGGTYGPTNGYSWESFFVKVRKSNTGIKELEANKENFTTEYFNQRIDELRFLRAFFYSEFFMHVGGLPIITEPLDRNTMNEEELLVPRATFEETFDFITGELGSIVDNGHLEVKYNSGDGNAGRATLGAALALKGWLELFTASPLFNSGSAYLPDTGNFVHFATADDNRWAIAAATNKKFIDEYGGVYDLFDDLPNLWRASNEYNSEVIWDRQIVANISGMGSNYERRGGATYVLGQYMSWGNYNPTQEIVDQFDMANGKPITDPTSGYDPQNPYENREKRFYDFIVYDGAPYKLDWMPEEDIIYTRIDETYTNPDKTNQIDLAGSTDVGDSGYYQKKRLNPDAAPGNDASGQNDLFYRYAEVLLNYAEAQNEASGPDQTVYNAINKIRTRSDLPNLPTGLSKEDMREAIHKERRVELCFENKRYYDNKRLMQQEEFMGVARNNMVIRNTVPSDNSGVWTYSVEPEVKYTPKFEARQYMSPIPQNVIDQNPNISQNPGY, from the coding sequence ATGAAATATTTACAAAATATAACATATTTAAAAGCAGCCTACTTCCTGCTTGTATTGATATCATTTTCGTGTGACTCAGAAGAGTTTCTAGAAAACGAAAATAAATCCAAACTTACTGATCAAACCCAATGGCAAACTGAGGGCAACGCAGACATATTTGTCAACGATGTATATAGTGAGATACCACGTGTATGTACGCTTGCCGAACAACTAGATTACTATACTGACGATTACAACATAAGTCATTATTACACCGCATCTAACTGGCGACAAGGTATTTGCCAAGCACCAGGTTCTAGTAATACTAGCCCTTGGGGTGGGACCTACGGGCCAACAAACGGGTATTCTTGGGAAAGCTTTTTTGTAAAAGTCAGAAAAAGCAATACTGGTATAAAAGAATTAGAAGCTAATAAAGAGAACTTCACAACAGAATATTTTAATCAGCGTATAGATGAATTACGATTTCTAAGAGCGTTTTTCTACAGCGAATTTTTTATGCACGTGGGCGGTTTACCTATTATAACCGAACCGTTGGACAGAAATACGATGAACGAAGAAGAGCTCCTAGTACCAAGAGCAACCTTCGAAGAAACATTTGACTTCATTACCGGAGAACTTGGCTCAATAGTAGACAATGGCCACCTAGAAGTTAAGTACAACAGCGGTGACGGAAATGCTGGCCGTGCTACTCTAGGTGCTGCATTAGCATTAAAAGGGTGGTTAGAACTTTTTACCGCCAGTCCTCTTTTCAACAGTGGTTCAGCATACCTGCCAGACACCGGTAATTTTGTACACTTTGCAACTGCAGATGATAATAGATGGGCAATAGCCGCTGCGACTAATAAAAAATTCATTGATGAATACGGTGGAGTTTATGATTTATTCGATGACCTTCCTAATTTATGGAGAGCTTCTAACGAATATAATTCTGAAGTTATTTGGGATCGTCAAATTGTAGCCAACATAAGTGGAATGGGAAGTAATTATGAGAGACGTGGTGGCGCAACTTATGTTCTTGGCCAGTACATGTCTTGGGGAAATTACAATCCTACTCAAGAAATTGTAGACCAGTTTGATATGGCAAATGGAAAGCCAATTACTGACCCTACTTCGGGCTATGACCCACAAAACCCCTATGAAAACCGAGAAAAAAGATTTTATGACTTTATCGTTTATGATGGTGCACCTTATAAACTAGACTGGATGCCAGAAGAAGATATCATTTACACAAGAATTGATGAAACTTATACCAACCCTGACAAAACTAACCAAATAGACCTTGCAGGCTCTACAGACGTTGGTGATTCTGGCTACTACCAAAAGAAACGTTTGAACCCAGATGCTGCTCCAGGCAATGATGCCAGTGGCCAAAACGATCTTTTTTACAGATATGCAGAAGTTCTATTAAATTATGCGGAAGCGCAAAATGAGGCATCCGGCCCTGATCAAACCGTTTATAATGCTATTAATAAAATTAGAACACGTTCAGACTTACCTAATCTTCCTACAGGCCTCAGTAAAGAAGATATGAGAGAGGCAATTCACAAAGAACGTAGAGTAGAGCTTTGTTTCGAAAATAAGCGATATTATGACAATAAGCGCCTCATGCAACAAGAAGAGTTTATGGGAGTGGCAAGAAACAACATGGTCATTAGAAATACGGTTCCATCCGATAATTCAGGAGTGTGGACATACAGTGTAGAACCAGAGGTAAAATACACTCCTAAATTTGAGGCACGACAATATATGAGTCCGATACCTCAAAATGTAATAGACCAAAATCCCAATATTTCTCAAAATCCCGGTTACTAG